From Trichoderma atroviride chromosome 1, complete sequence, one genomic window encodes:
- a CDS encoding uncharacterized protein (EggNog:ENOG41) produces the protein MAADNTTTTTSLKTIRKLGYTEHFSSSRHHLGIYRCVTISVRHYLSSLPQNTQINPSFFAALASIVKDQPILRVGITGEDSSNAHWTHIPQIDLRDHVSVELVPCETVQEYEDRIAEHQGWEHDQKWQNIETRSPWRITILRPSSNNESVLKEFGGQEDVFFSFHHSLMDGTGGREFHEMLLSALATHQDQDKDFSTVLSFPKPPSLPEPLEAAVNFSLSWRFMLGILWDHFGPRFLKPKPQPVWNAKPINFALPYKTRIKPIDISPRDSLRPLKRLQETFRHAHGASSLSRPNFTRQTPLLISRRITRLSLRHAHQPQAIPHPKARRPGQTICISPALPRQHLHPPILPQNRLRPARPQRRHQRPHLGKRRPSEKKISLPNLPSRPKTTSQPCSSSSATGSTSGAGGTARRAGNHGRLATLAC, from the exons ATGGCTGccgacaacaccaccaccaccaccagcctcaAGACTATCCGCAAACTCGGCTATAC TGAAcacttctcctcctcccgccACCATCTCGGCATCTACCGCTGCGTCACCATCTCCGTCCGCCACTacctctcctccctccccCAAAACACCCAAATCAAtccctccttcttcgccgccctcgcctcCATCGTCAAAGACCAGCCCATCCTCCGCGTGGGCATCACCGGCGAAGACTCCAGCAACGCTCACTGGACGCACATTCCGCAAATCGACCTGCGTGACCACGTCTCTGTCGAATTAGTGCCCTGTGAGACGGTGCAAGAGTATGAAGACAGGATTGCTGAGCATCAGGGCTGGGAACATGACCAGAAGTGGCAGAACATCGAGACTCGCTCCCCGTGGAGAATCACAATCTTgaggcccagcagcaataATGAATCCGTCTTGAAAGAATTCGGCGGACAGGAAgacgtcttcttttccttccacCACTCCCTCATGGACGGCACCGGCGGCCGCGAATTCCACGAGATGCTGCTCTCAGCCCTCGCCACtcatcaagaccaagacaaAGACTTTTCAACTGTCCTCTCCTTTCCAAAACCTCCCTCACTCCCCGAACCCCTCGAAGCCGCCGTCAACTTCTCCCTCTCGTGGCGCTTCATGCTCGGCATCCTATGGGACCACTTTGGCCCCCGGTTTCTCAAACCCAAGCCACAGCCTGTTTGGAACGCAAAGCCCATCAATTTCGCCTTGCCGTACAAGACGCGCATCAAGCCCATTGACATCTCCCCCCGAGACTCTCTCCGTCCTCTTAAACGCCTGCAGGAAACATTCCGTCACGCTCACGGCGCTTCTTCACTCTCTCGTCCTAACTTCACTCGCCAAACGCCTCTCCTCATCTCCCGCAGAATCACCCGCCTTTCTCTCCGGCACGCCCATCAGCCTCAGGCCATACCTCACCCAAAAGCCCGCCGACCAGGACAAACCATCTGCATCTCCCCTGCGCTGCCTCGTCAGCACCTGCATCCACCAATTCTCCCCCAAAACCGTCTCCGCCCTGCGCGCCCCCAACGCCGACATCAACGCCCTCATCTGGGAAAACGCCGGCCaagcgaaaaaaagatcTCGCTACCAAACTTGCCCTCACGCCCAAAGACGACATCACAGCCATGCTCAAGTTCATCAGCGACTGGATCGACTTCTGGCGCAGGAGGGACGGCACGCCGCGCAGGGAATCATGGGAGATTAGCAACATTGGCGTGCTAA
- a CDS encoding uncharacterized protein (EggNog:ENOG41) has protein sequence MVAGPPIGVDVASVKGSKLTVSLSWQDKAVDEELIEQLRSDLRGYAEKLAETGSSFV, from the coding sequence ATGGTTGCTGGGCCGCCTattggtgttgatgtggcGAGTGTCAAGGGATCCAAGTTGACTGTTAGCTTGTCGTGGCAGGATAAGGCTGTGGATGAAGAGTTGATTGAGCAGCTGAGGAGTGATTTAAGAGGATATGCTGAGAAGTTGGCTGAGACTGGCAGCTCTTTTGTCTGA
- a CDS encoding uncharacterized protein (EggNog:ENOG41~SECRETED:SignalP(1-18)~TransMembrane:7 (n5-12c18/19o42-62i83-100o226-244i256-276o367-385i397-420o565-585i)): protein MAKRVLWLIASLPMLAAARNCTVHPISGDEEVGWQSGSCYRGTWNIVSTCLSTIIACTWSIQHLNIPATDDSGWVKNKRKMKWMIITVLFPELVLIHAMFEFHMAWTALRSMGEGQKSACIEWPWWSQMPSFSWLPSRRGNLDSKDKDPESQNVTNTQNQDGSDESRKRKWTLVHCYFANMGGLTYTAEGKRHLITAQQLAKMEDLSHANPEVAEEDIKDKSKQDWLAKAFAALQISQLILSVVTRHIQGIDFSQLETVTLSFAICGVLIYCTYFYKPQNIGRPIEFKHDTPENAARFSTLQSEKTFDSFWALMLNRQTDNKQTSNKQTSNKQTDDMKANSSKYQKTPRVPNDNIPINKGNNDVHPAVYLLALASGLFGAIHAIAWKFEFPTEEEKLLWQIATCVSAGSPVIGLLAIPFAQFTKAAGDPELFARNCLRLMQEYSWHTPNMPWVRVVIKDLEDAIVKDAAAKDNFAKDEPRRYSDIFRETEDTTLIDVEYFLTLEGRFQDLDPGRFELHGDKLFVRNFHSLINCLSGRETKKIEEAARIGVWPRQSLLPRGVSQGILYFTGFLYCASRLILLGVSISSIRKMPGSVYLVTDWTEYLPTFSAMGG from the coding sequence ATGGCCAAGCGTGTATTATGGCTAATAGCTTCTCTGCCTATGCTTGCAGCTGCCCGAAATTGCACCGTACATCCGATTTCAGGTGATGAGGAGGTTGGTTGGCAGTCTGGGAGCTGCTACCGGGGCACCTGGAACATCGTGAGCACCTGCTTGTCGACTATAATCGCCTGCACATGGAGCATTCAACATCTCAATATTCCGGCTACAGACGATAGTGGGTGGGTGAAaaacaagaggaagatgaagtggaTGATAATCACTGTTTTATTCCCCGAGTTGGTCTTAATTCACGCCATGTTCGAGTTTCACATGGCGTGGACAGCCCTCCGAAGCATGGGCGAGGGGCAAAAGTCTGCATGTATCGAGTGGCCCTGGTGGTCTCAAATGCCATCATTTTCATGGTTACCGTCTCGCCGAGGCAACTTGGACTCAAAAGACAAAGATCCAGAAAGCCAAAATGTCACAAATACGCAGAATCAAGATGGCTCAGATGaatcaagaaagagaaagtgGACTTTGGTTCACTGCTATTTTGCCAACATGGGCGGTCTTACGTATACCGCAGAAGGGAAACGACATCTGATTACTGCTCAAcagctggccaagatggaggacCTCTCACACGCAAACCCGGAGGTAGCAGAGGAAGATATCAAGGACAAAAGCAAGCAGGATTGGTtggccaaggcctttgctgctcttcagATCTCGCAACTAATCCTTTCCGTCGTTACGCGACATATCCAAGGGATAGACTTTTCCCAGCTTGAAACAGTTACACTCTCATTTGCCATCTGCGGCGTGCTGATCTACTGCACATATTTTTACAAGCCCCAAAACATTGGACGGCCCATTGAGTTCAAACATGATACGCCTGAAAACGCCGCTCGGTTCTCAACGCTACAGTCTGAGAAGACTTTTGATAGTTTTTGGGCATTGATGCTGAATAGGCAAACCGACAACAAACAAACCAGCAACAAACAAACCAGCAACAAACAAACCGATGACATGAAAGCCAACAGCTCAAAATATCAGAAGACACCCAGAGTTCCGAATGATAATATACCCATCAATAAGGGCAATAATGACGTCCATCCAGCAGTATATCTACTGGCGCTGGCTTCTGGGCTTTTCGGTGCTATCCATGCCATCGCTTGGAAATTTGAGTTTCCTACTGAGGAAGAGAAGTTGCTTTGGCAAATAGCTACTTGCGTCTCCGCCGGGAGCCCTGTCATTGGTCTACTTGCGATTCCCTTCGCTCAGTTTACGAAGGCCGCAGGGGATCCTGAGCTATTTGCAAGAAATTGCCTAAGGCTAATGCAGGAATATTCTTGGCACACTCCCAACATGCCCTGGGTCCGCGTTGTAATCAAAGATTTAGAAGACGCCATTGTTAAGGACGCCGCTGCTAAGGATAACTTTGCTAAAGATGAACCAAGAAGATATTCGGACATCTTCCGTGAAACCGAAGATACCACGCTTATAGATGTTGAATATTTCCTAACATTGGAAGGCCGCTTTCAAGATTTAGATCCAGGACGATTTGAACTGCACGGCGACAAGCTGTTTGTTCGAAACTTTCACAGCCTTATCAATTGTTTGAGTGGTagggagacgaagaaaatcgaagaagcagctcgaaTTGGCGTGTGGCCGAGACAGTCACTGCTTCCTCGCGGAGTCAGCCAAGGTATTTTGTACTTTACCGGATTTCTTTACTGCGCTTCTCGCCTCATACTACTTGGCGTTTCGATCTCTAGCATTCGAAAGATGCCTGGGTCTGTTTATCTTGTTACAGATTGGACAGAATACTTGCCGACATTTAGTGCGATGGGTGGATGA
- a CDS encoding uncharacterized protein (EggNog:ENOG41): MKHLGTTALVSNKDGRTPLHEAVMKGHINIVKKFFTYDIFLDRKNIDKEDNQNRTALHWAALGGYNTILDVLIKNGADVEKISRDGKTALHLAINADNDTMKQKLLRAWIGQGGDEGLIRALLDDDKIQVDTKVDDGQPLLFVASEEGHADIVKLLVEKGADIEARDENGQTPLSRAAGGGA; the protein is encoded by the coding sequence ATGAAGCATCTGGGGACCACCGCTCTTGTGTCCAACAAAGACGGGCGGACACCCCTTCATGAGGCGGTCATGAAGGGCCATATAAATATTGTGAAAAAGTTCTTCACGTACGACATTTTCCTCGACCGCAAAAACATTGACAAAGAAGATAATCAAAACCGAACAGCTCTGCACTGGGCGGCTCTGGGAGGTTATAATACGATACTGGACGTCCTCATCAAAAACGGTGCTGATGTTGAAAAAATATCTAGAGATGGAAAAACTGCGCTGCATCTAGCTATTAATGCAGACAACGACACaatgaagcagaagctgctacGTGCTTGGATCGGGCAAGGTGGTGACGAGGGCTTGATTCGAGCACTTCTTGACGATGATAAAATTCAAGTTGACACGAaggttgatgatggacaGCCACTGCTATTTGTTGCATCCGAAGAAGGACATGCCGACATTGTTAAGCTGCTGGTTGAGAAAGGAGCTGATATTGAGGCAAGGGATGAAAATGGACAGACGCCGTTATCCCGGGCAGCTGGAGGGGGGGCATGA
- a CDS encoding uncharacterized protein (EggNog:ENOG41~MEROPS:MER0281397), with protein MAASELQDDGFTRASPESLGYSSSAILGFVDDAAASGVELHSFMLYASNAVIAEGWWWPYQRNLPHVMHSATKSFLAVAVGLAIEEGYFGLDTTVVSVFPERMPPATGDGDAVDGDSPSLPSFLDQMTVEDLLTQTSGHDHGESGGSWRSIESSWIDKFISTPVVHRPGTFFAYSSATSFMLSAIVTRTTGLSVADYLEPRFFRQLGIRLAHWDMGPEGINPGGNGLSCLTVDLLKLGVLHLQKGMWKGKRILPEKWVQEATKAQRGNLYGYQWWICEDGSYKARGMFGQLCIVWPDLDAVLAVTAAVSRRAAALEELIDKHCPGLLASRNKDAVGSQPLDHLSSRLAGLRVVAELPLAAKTPSQEMIQAVSRERYVAAPNEDGVLAFALDLSSAPQQCVLRIDNRAGAHHVSFSMDTWLESYTTSQVASLHHGYTWPQLRSVARGRWMGATMECLEVVLQLPETAFRDTILITFSQPDRSIAKLQRSVNVNSFTSRRPPIYATILRKGDELSSPEFRALAERDRATTRFSTSETSVGELLDYQPARDVLEAVVPELLSHPRLQEARDYSLDMVLSQASKRRIDSNMMAELNRRLAALTVPAVL; from the coding sequence ATGGCCGCCTCTGAGCTCCAAGACGATGGATTTACTCGCGCCTCACCCGAGAGCCTGGGCTactcctcctctgccatactcggcttcgtcgacgacgctgctgcctctggcGTTGAGCTGCACAGCTTCATGCTGTACGCCAGCAACGCCGTCATTGCTGAGGGCTGGTGGTGGCCCTACCAGCGCAATCTGCCGCACGTGATGCACTCGGCAACAAAGAGCTTCCTGGCTGTGGCGGTAGGCCTTGCGATTGAAGAAGGGTATTTTGGCCTTGATACCACGGTGGTCTCGGTGTTTCCGGAGAGGATGCCCCCGGCcactggcgatggcgatgctgttgatggGGACTCGCCATCCCTGCCGTCCTTCCTCGACCAGATGACAGTCGAGGACCTTCTCACCCAGACATCCGGCCACGATCACGGCGAGAGTGGCGGGTCGTGGCGTAGCATCGAATCCAGCTGGATCGACAAGTTCATCTCCACGCCCGTCGTCCACCGCCCGGGAACCTTCTTCGCCTACTCGAGCGCCACTTCCTTCATGCTCTCCGCCATTGTCACCCGCACCACCGGTCTCTCGGTTGCAGACTACCTCGAGCCGCGCTTTTTCCGTCAGCTGGGCATCCGTCTTGCGCACTGGGACATGGGCCCCGAGGGTATCAATCCGGGTGGGAATGGCCTTTCGTGCCTGACGGTGGATTTGCTCAAGTTGGGGGTGCTGCATCTGCAAAAGGGGATGTGGAAGGGGAAACGAATCTTGCCGGAGAAGTGGGTGCAGGAGGCAACAAAGGCGCAGAGGGGAAACCTGTATGGATATCAGTGGTGGATTTGTGAGGATGGTAGCTACAAAGCCAGGGGCATGTTTGGCCAGCTCTGCATTGTGTGGCCGGACTTGGATGCTGTGCTGGCGGTGACGGCTGCAGTCAGCAGGAGGGCTGCCGCGCTGGAAGAGTTGATTGACAAACATTGCCCTGGGCTGCTAGCAAGCAGGAACAAGGATGCTGTTGGTTCCCAGCCGTTGGATCATCTCTCCTCGCGTCTGGCCGGCTTGCGGGTTGTTGCAGAGCTGCCTTTGGCTGCAAAGACCCCCTCTCAGGAGATGATCCAGGCCGTTTCAAGGGAACGATACGTTGCGGCACCCAACGAGGACGGCGTGCTTGCCTTTGCGCTGGACCTGTCCTCTGCTCCTCAACAATGTGTCCTCCGCATTGATAACCGCGCCGGTGCCCACCACGTCAGCTTCTCAATGGACACTTGGCTCGAGTCATACACCACTTCCCAAGTTGCCAGCCTACATCATGGATACACCTGGCCACAACTACGGTCAGTGGCTCGGGGACGCTGGATGGGCGCCACGATGGAATGTCTCGAAGTGGTGCTGCAGCTCCCCGAGACGGCTTTCCGCGACACCATCCTCATTACCTTTTCCCAGCCTGACCGGAGCATAGCCAAGCTCCAACGTTCTGTTAATGTAAACTCATTCACCTCACGGCGGCCCCCGATATATGCTACAATCCTCCGCAAAGGAGACGAGCTCTCGTCGCCGGAATTCCGGGCTCTAGCTGAAAGGGACCGGGCAACGACGAGGTTTTCCACCAGCGAGACCTCAGTCGGCGAGCTACTCGATTATCAGCCGGCAAGGGATGTGCTGGAGGCGGTAGTCCCGGAGTTGCTGAGCCATCCACGGCTGCAGGAGGCCAGAGACTATTCGCTCGACATGGTGCTAAGTCAAGCGTCGAAGCGGCGTATAGATTCGAACATGATGGCCGAGTTGAATCGGAGGCTGGCTGCTCTTACAGTCCCAGCTGTTCTGTAG
- a CDS encoding uncharacterized protein (EggNog:ENOG41) codes for MGIRTDPSTENGTAFSEDVLKMEMGGPQEDYLTILEGILTLAEDYDKIGERVLCVLTKADLVLEPSAQAAVRNLVLGNKSPLSLGYLHVRNREADGGFQQQSELDRELRKQEWIDLPKYQAGIAALKD; via the exons AACGGCACGGCGTTCAGTGAAGACGTtctcaagatggagatgggcgGGCCTCAAGAAGATTACCTCACCATCCTTGAG GGGATATTGACGCTTGCAGAAGACTATGACAAGATCGGCGAGCGTGTCCTCTGTGTACTCACAAAGGCTGATTTAGTACTTGAACCCAGTGCTCAGGCTGCTGTCCGTAACCTTGTCCTAGGCAACAAAAGCCCGCTTTCGCTTGGCTACTTGCATGTTCGAAACCGTGAAGCAGATGGCGGCTTTCAACAGCAGTCTGAGCTTGACCGAGAATTGCGAAAACAGGAATGGATTGATCTTCCTAAGTATCAGGCAGGTATTGCGGCTCTCAAAGATTAG
- a CDS encoding uncharacterized protein (EggNog:ENOG41), whose translation MADTLLVTGANGYVALHVIKEAIAQGYKVLQIVELHDITKPSDFEKAFDKFKIGAVINTASPLINNPRDVKADVLDPAIKSGVAILEASARYAGPQLRRVIHVGSFASTLDLSLGLAPGKTYSPSDWNQLTYDESANGGHRTAYIGSKALAEKRMWYWMKENTPAFDLVSVDPAAIFGPHVGPIDLDHLNISTQVIWELVAPSPNPPPYNSGHLGVWVDVRDVSAALLAAVKVPEAGGERFLVAQRCHWQLVRDEARRVLPELQSRIDAGEPGAWLAAQATTYDVDGSKVSKILGVQYRSLGECLKDSYKQLLEAEKMK comes from the exons ATGGCTGATACACTCCTTGTTACTGGCGCGAACGGCTATGTCGCTCTTCATGTTATCAAGGAAGCCATTGCCCAGGGGTACAAAGTT CTACAAATCGTCGAATTGCACGATATTACAAAGCCGAGCGACTTCGAAAAGGCCTTTGACAAGTTCAAAATCGGAGCCGTCATCAACACAGCGTCACCGCTGATTAATAACCCAAGAGACGTCAAGGCTGACGTCCTTGATCCTGCGATCAAAAGTGGCGTGGCAATTCTTGAGGCCTCGGCCAGATATGCCGGGCCACAGCTGAGACGTGTCATCCATGTTGGATCCTTTGCGTCAACTCTTGACCTGTCACTGGGCCTCGCTCCAGGGAAGACATATTCGCCCAGTGATTGGAATCAACTTACATACGACGAGTCTGCAAATGGTGGGCACCGCACTGCGTATATTGGATCAAAGGCTTTGGCTGAAAAGCGCATGTGGTATTGGATGAAAGAAAACACACCCGCATTCGACCTGGTATCGGTAGATCCAGCGGCCATCTTCGGACCACATGTTGGGCCGATTGATCTTGACCATTTGAATATTTCAACTCAAGTGATATGGGAGCTTGTCGCCCCATCGCCGAATCCACCGCCTTATAATTCTGGCCACCTTGGAGTGTGGGTTGACGTCCGTGACGTCTCTGCAGCTTTGCTTGCAGCTGTGAAAGTTCCGGAAGCAGGCGGTGAACGTTTCTTGGTTGCACAAAGATGCCACTGGCAACTTGTGAGGGATGAAGCAAGAAGAGTGTTGCCTGAGTTGCAGAGTCGGATTGATGCAGGCGAGCCAGGTGCTTGGTTGGCTGCGCAAGCTACTACATATGATGTTGATGGGAGTAAAGTGAGCAAAATCTTGGGAGTGCAATACAGGTCGCTAGGAGAGTGTTTGAAGGATTCTTATAAACAACTTCTAGAAGCCGAAAAGATGAAATAA
- a CDS encoding uncharacterized protein (EggNog:ENOG41~TransMembrane:12 (i68-88o108-132i144-163o175-198i210-229o249-270i336-360o372-392i399-421o427-446i467-488o500-518i)), whose amino-acid sequence MQPCSTSSLPSPAGSVTVVRIHDGKSQHVDYLEMTTTAHTLPVSAANGPKISLFTAVRQNPRLSLLSLWLMLIFLLYGYELVFLGSIASLPGFQAVFGVPQKTSATGFIIPTSWLSIWSVSGPLGNMIGAFFSGWSQEKIGRRPILGLSGIIQAATVAICYLADQAPSDYGRRSLYFVGKFTQGIAVGSILCVAQTYVSEVLPPLLRGPTLAWPSIFTVLGEIIGAVIIRSRVDVAGPESYRVPIAGQWAFSAIPVLLVIFLPESPAWLLRKGKEDAAVKASRKLQGSRAQASSGDQVMGYLREALALETAESASRLEHSYLDCFRPAHGNLRRTAIVIFTNFIPQLFGLAFLGHLTYVLEVTGMPASTASSWFTGGAVLSLVTNLVALWLLTKVERRLMLLSTLGFIWLMWLMAGIAGVFHGVASSWVLAAAAMLVNAAASLGAWPVSNIVAAEVSSLSLRAQTQGISVFAHSAVTVIFSSVLPYLYNSTAANLGGKIGFIYVGFITIGIVVSWWIIPDMKDRTPAEIDEMFEIGLPARKFKQYSSPSVDEKSARVSGIECVPSQ is encoded by the exons ATGCAGCCCTGCAGTACCAGCAgtctgccatctccagcaggtTCTGTCACTGTCGTCAGAATCCACGACGGCAAGTCTCAACATGTGGATTACCTCGAGATGACCACCACGGCTCACACATTGCCTGTCTCGGCAGCCAATGGCCCGAAAATATCCCTGTTCACTGCTGTACGACAGAACCCGCGTTTGTCGTTGCTGAGCCTTTGGCTGATGCTCATCTTCCTGCTCTATGGGTATGAGCTCGTGTTCCTGGGGTCTATTGCTAGTCTGCCGGGGTTTCA AGCCGTCTTTGGTGTCCCCCAGAAGACCTCCGCAACCGGCTTCATCATTCCCACCTCTTGGCTCTCCATTTGGTCGGTCTCCGGCCCCCTGGGTAACATGATCGGTGCCTTCTTTAGCGGTTGGTCGCAGGAGAAAATCGGCCGTCGTCCCATCCTCGGCCTCTCTGGCATCATCCAAGCTGCTACCGTTGCCATATGCTACCTCGCTGATCAGGCTCCTAGCGACTACGGTCGCCGCAGCCTCTACTTTGTTGGCAAGTTTACGCAAGGCATCGCTGTGGGATCCATCCTCTGCGTCGCCCAAACGTATGTGTCCGAGGTTCTTCCGCCTCTACTGCGTGGGCCGACGCTGGCTTGGCCGTCCATCTTTACGGTCCTCGGGGAGATTAtcggcgccgtcatcatccggTCGCGCGTGGATGTCGCCGGTCCCGAGTCGTACCGGGTACCCATCGCCGGACAGTGGGCCTTTTCCGCCATCCCCGTACTATTGGTGATATTCCTACCCGAGAGCCCTGCCTGGCTTCTccgcaagggcaaggaagacGCTGCCGTCAAGGCCTCTCGCAAGCTTCAGGGCTCCCGCGCGCAAGCCAGCTCCGGGGACCAAGTGATGGGCTACCTTCGCGAGGCCCTTGCTCTCGAGACCGCCGAGAGCGCAAGCCGTCTCGAGCATTCGTATCTGGACTGCTTTCGTCCCGCGCACGGCAATCTCCGTCGCAcagccatcgtcatcttcacaAACTTCATCCCGCAGCTGTTTGGGCTGGCGTTCCTTGGCCACTTGACGTATGTGCTGGAGGTGACGGGCATGCCGGCCTCTACAGCGTCATCGTGGTTTACTGGAGGAGCTGTGCTGAGCCTGGTGACAAATCTGGTTGCCCTGTGGCTGCTGACCAAGGTGGAAAGGCgattgatgctgctgtcgACGCTGGGGTTCATATGGCTCATGTGGTTGATGGCGGGCATTGCCGGTGTCTTCCACGGCGTCGCGTCCAGTTG GGTTCTGGCTGCCGCAGCAATGCTCGTCAATGCCGCTGCTTCCCTAGGCGCGTGGCCCGTCTCCAACATTGTCGCTGCCGAAGTCTCCAGCTTAAGCCTCCGTGCCCAGACCCAGGGCATCAGCGTCTTTGCACATTCTGCCGTCACCGTCATCTTTTCTTCCGTTTTGCCCTATCTGTACAACTCGACCGCCGCCAATCTCGGCGGCAAGATCGGTTTCATCTATGTCGGCTTCATTACCATTGGCATTGTGGTATCCTGGTGGATTATACCGGATATGAAGGATCGCACGCCGGCcgagattgatgagatgtTTGAGATTGGGCTGCCGGCGAGAAAGTTCAAGCAATATTCCTCTCCTAGTGTGGATGAAAAATCGGCACGCGTGAGTGGGATTGAGTGTGTGCCAAGTCAATAG